Sequence from the Pseudomonas sp. LS.1a genome:
CAAGAGCCTGGGGTCGATGCTGTTCTTCGTGGTCATCGGCCTGACCCTGGCCCTGCAATCGCTATGGCCGAGCAACGACCCGGCGGTGATGAGCGGCTTCGTGCTGGTGCTGCTGTACATGAAAGGCCCGCTGGAAACACTGATCGGCAACCTGCCTATCCTCGGCCGCGCCCAGGTGGCGTTCCGTCGCATCGCCGACCTGTCCGAGCGCTTTTCCTCGCCCGAGCCGCACCTGCTGCTGGAGCCGCCGGTCAAGCGCGCCGCCCCGGCCAGCGCGCACCTGGAGCTGCACAACGTCGAGTACGCCTACCCGCCGGTGGACGGCAACGAGCCGTTCCGCGTCGGGCCGGTGAACCTGAGCATCGAACCGGGCGAGATCCTGTTCATCGTCGGCGAGAACGGCTGCGGCAAGACCTCGCTGATCAAGCTGCTGCTGGGCCTGTACACCCCGCAACGCGGCGAAGTGCGCCTGAACGGCAAGGCCGTCGGCCCGGAGGGGCTGGATGACTATCGCCAGCTGTTCACCACGGTGTTCGCCGACTATTACCTGTTCGACGACCTGCCCGAGCACGAGCACAGCCTGCCCAGCGATGCCACGCGCTATCTGGAGCGGCTAGAGATCGCCCACAAGGTGAGCGTGCGCGATGGTGCCTTTACCACCACCGACCTGTCGACCGGCCAGCGCAAGCGCCTGGCACTGGTCAATGCCTGGCTGGACGGGCGGCCGGTGCTGGTGTTCGACGAATGGGCGGCGGACCAGGACCCGACCTTCCGCCGGGTGTTCTACACCGAGCTGCTGCCGGACCTGAAGCGCATGGGCAAGACCATCATCGTGATTTCGCATGATGACCGGTATTTCGATACGGCGGACAAGGTGGTGCACCTTAGCCGAGGGAAAGTGGTCGAGGCGTTGGAGCCGGCTTGAGACAGCAAAGGGGGGGCTGCCCCCCCTCATCAACCACAATCTATAATCGCTCTATAGTCTGTCTATAATTCCCTATAAACACCGAACCAGAGTGGTTTCCTGA
This genomic interval carries:
- a CDS encoding cyclic peptide export ABC transporter; the protein is MKTSSPGAIRELLGLLKPYRPAVIVSVLLGMLGGLAVTALLATVNQGLHAAGGMSQGVILAFAGLCVLALVSSVAADSGTNYVGQKVIARLRKDLGAKVLSAPIEQIERYRTHRLIPVLTRDVDTISDFAFAFAPLAISLTTVTGCMAYLAWLSWPIFLITLAAIGIGSGVQYIARQKGVAGFNAARDAEDNLQKHYSAIAEGAKELRIDRRRRHAMLTRNIQGTADFIANTHIRAINIFVAAKSLGSMLFFVVIGLTLALQSLWPSNDPAVMSGFVLVLLYMKGPLETLIGNLPILGRAQVAFRRIADLSERFSSPEPHLLLEPPVKRAAPASAHLELHNVEYAYPPVDGNEPFRVGPVNLSIEPGEILFIVGENGCGKTSLIKLLLGLYTPQRGEVRLNGKAVGPEGLDDYRQLFTTVFADYYLFDDLPEHEHSLPSDATRYLERLEIAHKVSVRDGAFTTTDLSTGQRKRLALVNAWLDGRPVLVFDEWAADQDPTFRRVFYTELLPDLKRMGKTIIVISHDDRYFDTADKVVHLSRGKVVEALEPA